From Oryzias melastigma strain HK-1 unplaced genomic scaffold, ASM292280v2 sc03007, whole genome shotgun sequence, a single genomic window includes:
- the LOC112141061 gene encoding ubiquitin carboxyl-terminal hydrolase 25 — protein MLQFVLEFATTKPTSVSPATEEMRPSTASPTPPASFPHSEARDSSEPGEADLLDGLACGVSTCQRTPIYKPFTQCRPLIDCPPHPAPHSITEEELHFVKTCLQRWRTEVENDINELKATIEKVSQTLEGIYSDNSLCQ, from the exons ATGCTTCAGTTTGTTCTTGAGTTTGCTACTACAAAACCCACGAGTGTCTCTCCAGCTACTGAGGAGATGAGACCATCTACAGCCTCGCCAACTCCTCCTGCTAGCTTCCCCCACAGTGAAGCCAGAGACAGCAG tgaaCCCGGGGAGGCAGATTTACTGGATGGTTTGGCTTGTGGTGTTTCCACCTGCCAACGAACACCCATCTACAAACCTTTCACCCAGTGTAGACCCCTCATTGACTGCCCGCCACACCCAGCACCTCACAGCATCACCGAGGAAGAGCTGCACTTTGTGAAAACCTGCCTGCAGCGATGGAGGACGGAAGTGGAGAACGACATAAATg AGCTAAAGGCCACCATTGAGAAGGTCTCTCAGACCCTGGAGGGCATTTACTCAGACAACAGTCTCTGTCAG